In Oncorhynchus tshawytscha isolate Ot180627B linkage group LG06, Otsh_v2.0, whole genome shotgun sequence, the following are encoded in one genomic region:
- the LOC112253343 gene encoding interleukin-17C, with protein MPGLFKIMQTLLLLGLFIGKLTLASEAHKHKGCFSAEELEDGALKILRRNRYLKDGHIDETQYHKLGTKKTCPAVLHSQSVDYNNRSVSPWRYSIDSKEGRFPEKIVVAECLCTGCIIVKGHGHHGAEYEDYGYNSVPVVQSQMVLMKTDCTTDPGKYSFSSHYIKVPIACTCVKARTY; from the exons ATGCCAGGTCTATTCAAGATTATGCAG ACTCTACTTTTACTTGGACTTTTTATTGGTAAATTGACTTTGGCATCAGAGGCACACAAGCATAAGGGATGCTTCAGTGCAGAAGAACTGGAGGATGGAGCTCTTAAGATCTTGCGTCGAAACCGGTACCTGAAAGACGGTCATATTGATGAAACGCAGTATCACAAGCTGGGTACGAAGAAGACCTGCCCTGCTGTGCTTCATTCACAGTCAGTAGACTACAACAACCGTTCTGTCTCCCCCTGGCGGTACAG CATCGATAGCAAGGAGGGACGATTCCCTGAGAAGATTGTTGTTGCTGAATGTCTATGCACGGGATGTATCATCGTCAAAGGGCACGGACATCACGGGGCCGAATACGAAGATTATGGATATAACTCTGTGCCTGTAGTGCAATCCCAGATGGTTTTGATGAAGACCGACTGCACGACCGACCCAGGAAAATATTCATTCAGCTCACATTATATTAAAGTGCCTATTGCCTGCACCTGCGTTAAGGCTAGGACATATTAA